One segment of Saprospiraceae bacterium DNA contains the following:
- a CDS encoding T9SS type A sorting domain-containing protein has protein sequence MAKYKFLVVFQLLTISVVYGQSGTFNMAISLPYPRSNFEQFIVIEDTLIGYGTCFNNDTEWKQGVFVAKLDSSGNILKHNFILDAQGDLLATDKAWGNIIHTADGGYAAIAATVGRKSAFLIKLDHELQVEFIKEYPDTVNLSNYFYKLLETPGGYLLYGSIQRPDYYGDGFIHYVDKLGETIWFKYVDHTDYSNGVVSLQRLSDSLYIYGMVNGVTPSSSNSSLHLIDINGDILKSWITPPEPEIGYLRKIIPLPNDDILIYGLMVVETINNSKRVQPTLSKLDSSFQTKWISHFGHIGSLNASVMLWDFAPTSDGHYIGAGETLVKEGNDPTRRVGWLYKFSTDGDSIWERKINAPFLPLYFTNSGFFAGVGVLSSGNIIAGGSTNEGNTQYCWLVKVTNDGCLDTLFCQPVSTVVQPDNKPFQVDIYPVPASSYFNIQSPVEIRQVTVLDAWGKLVLKRQNVGTFARIDLPTSLPTGVYFVEIQDEDGNSIRKKVYINK, from the coding sequence ATGGCAAAGTACAAATTTTTGGTTGTGTTCCAACTGTTGACAATCTCTGTAGTATATGGACAGAGCGGCACTTTCAATATGGCCATTTCATTGCCCTACCCGAGGAGCAATTTTGAACAATTCATTGTAATCGAAGATACGCTGATTGGCTATGGCACATGCTTCAACAACGACACCGAGTGGAAACAAGGGGTTTTTGTTGCCAAACTCGATTCGTCGGGCAATATCCTAAAACACAATTTCATATTAGACGCCCAGGGTGACCTGCTGGCCACAGATAAGGCTTGGGGAAATATAATACATACAGCAGATGGTGGCTATGCCGCAATTGCGGCGACAGTGGGCAGGAAAAGCGCATTTTTAATAAAACTGGACCATGAACTTCAAGTAGAATTCATCAAAGAATACCCCGATACGGTGAACCTGAGCAATTATTTTTACAAACTGCTCGAAACGCCGGGAGGCTATCTGCTTTACGGTTCTATCCAGCGTCCCGATTATTACGGTGATGGATTTATCCACTATGTGGATAAACTGGGGGAGACGATCTGGTTTAAGTATGTAGATCATACAGATTATTCCAATGGAGTAGTTTCATTACAAAGACTAAGCGATAGTCTTTATATTTATGGAATGGTAAATGGCGTTACTCCTTCAAGTTCCAATTCTTCCCTTCACTTAATAGATATTAACGGGGATATTCTTAAGTCTTGGATTACACCGCCCGAACCTGAAATAGGGTATTTGCGTAAAATAATACCACTCCCCAATGACGATATATTGATTTATGGATTAATGGTGGTCGAGACAATAAACAATAGCAAGCGGGTACAACCTACTTTGTCTAAATTGGATTCATCCTTTCAGACTAAATGGATCAGCCATTTCGGGCACATTGGAAGTTTAAACGCCTCTGTGATGCTTTGGGATTTCGCCCCTACCAGCGACGGCCACTACATTGGCGCGGGCGAAACATTAGTGAAAGAGGGCAATGACCCGACCCGCCGCGTAGGCTGGCTTTACAAATTCTCGACGGACGGCGACAGCATCTGGGAGCGGAAAATCAATGCGCCTTTTCTGCCGCTTTACTTTACCAACAGCGGCTTTTTTGCGGGGGTAGGCGTACTTAGCAGCGGCAACATCATTGCAGGCGGCTCTACCAATGAGGGCAACACACAATACTGCTGGTTGGTGAAAGTGACCAATGACGGGTGTCTTGATACGTTATTTTGTCAGCCAGTTTCGACTGTTGTCCAACCCGACAACAAACCTTTTCAGGTGGATATTTATCCTGTTCCCGCTTCCTCTTATTTCAATATCCAGTCTCCGGTAGAAATAAGACAAGTTACGGTTTTAGATGCTTGGGGAAAATTGGTTCTGAAGCGTCAAAACGTTGGAACGTTTGCAAGGATTGACTTGCCGACTTCTTTACCAACTGGGGTTTATTTCGTGGAAATACAAGATGAAGACGGAAATAGTATTCGCAAGAAGGTTTACATCAATAAATAG
- a CDS encoding trypsin-like peptidase domain-containing protein, translating into MKKASDFSFLGRANGLIFFTVCYLILPNTGLSQVPTVVLNGNSITDFIPLHSEKYVEPKLLPEVDIAAVLAEDLANGVEIPRFGIKIPTSVSKNEGEAENNGGFIIWKKSFTAPDAKSLNFEFTDLELPEGAKIYVYNSIETMYSGPIERKHVHEGKYSTDVIRGNEVIVEAVVPKEAYPSFAVNISNVIYGFQDIGGFQDNTAEDRAYNDSGTCNVDVNCPSGAGWGNQRDAVAMLLQNNVGFCSGALINNSCQDFDAFLLTAFHCLQGASGFLNWTFRFNYNSPNPTTPACRGAEPTTWLTYSGANLRASWATSDFALLELTGSIIGQSTTALAGWNRETTASTNGTSIHHPHGDVKKISTYNTPATRVDNTPLVPGALHWRVTWNEGVTEPGSSGSPLFDQNSRIVGQLSGGPSICGGATLQDLYGRFDNSWTGGGTSTTRLSDWLGANGNPQTLNAIRAPFINGTSPVCTSNKTFSLTNLDTGRTVTWAVLPTNLFATGSGAATSGSGTTATLRAASSNSSGSATLSFTIDPLSNCNGAIVVSIPIWVGTPKATLEGDDYLCFNSPGVASLDFGLGTTPLLQGASVSWSFVGPLGHLYGGPAIAKYKSLRTAGYGYITASLTNSCGTTQLSFPYEVADCGGIGRGLSIQTFPNPSRGTTTISVTEEPDDNSSRRPVQVIEGEYKIYNKFGRLAIKGNLISNDQEIDTSLLSPDTYILEIQREGARASTKLMIIK; encoded by the coding sequence ATGAAAAAAGCATCTGATTTCAGTTTCTTGGGAAGGGCAAACGGTTTAATTTTTTTCACTGTATGCTACCTTATTTTACCCAATACTGGCCTTAGCCAGGTTCCAACAGTTGTCTTGAATGGCAACTCAATTACCGATTTCATACCACTTCATAGTGAGAAGTACGTTGAACCCAAACTCTTGCCAGAGGTAGACATTGCCGCTGTTCTGGCGGAAGACTTGGCAAATGGAGTTGAAATTCCACGGTTTGGCATAAAAATACCTACTTCAGTTTCAAAAAATGAAGGCGAAGCAGAGAACAACGGAGGTTTTATTATCTGGAAAAAATCGTTTACCGCTCCTGATGCAAAATCTTTAAATTTTGAGTTTACAGATTTAGAACTACCGGAGGGAGCTAAAATTTATGTTTATAATAGTATAGAAACAATGTATTCCGGCCCCATTGAGCGAAAACATGTGCATGAGGGAAAATATTCCACCGATGTAATAAGGGGCAATGAAGTAATAGTTGAGGCAGTCGTGCCGAAAGAAGCATATCCGTCATTTGCAGTCAATATTTCGAATGTAATTTACGGTTTTCAAGATATTGGCGGCTTTCAAGATAATACAGCAGAGGATAGAGCATATAATGATTCGGGGACATGCAATGTTGATGTTAACTGCCCTTCCGGTGCAGGCTGGGGAAATCAACGTGATGCAGTAGCAATGCTACTTCAAAACAATGTAGGGTTTTGTTCAGGCGCCTTGATAAATAATTCCTGCCAAGATTTTGATGCATTCCTTTTAACGGCTTTTCATTGTCTCCAAGGAGCATCAGGTTTTCTTAATTGGACTTTTAGGTTTAATTATAATAGCCCCAACCCGACAACGCCAGCATGTAGGGGTGCAGAGCCTACAACCTGGCTTACCTATTCAGGAGCAAACTTGCGTGCTTCATGGGCTACATCGGACTTTGCCCTTCTTGAATTAACAGGCTCGATTATTGGACAATCAACAACAGCCTTGGCAGGGTGGAATAGGGAAACAACAGCATCAACGAATGGAACATCGATTCATCATCCACATGGAGATGTAAAGAAAATATCAACATATAACACACCTGCAACAAGAGTTGATAATACCCCTTTAGTCCCGGGCGCACTTCATTGGCGTGTAACTTGGAATGAAGGTGTTACAGAACCAGGTTCTTCGGGCTCTCCATTGTTTGACCAAAACAGTAGAATTGTTGGGCAACTTAGTGGTGGGCCTTCTATTTGCGGTGGAGCAACATTACAAGACCTTTACGGCCGTTTTGATAATTCTTGGACAGGAGGAGGAACATCTACAACACGCCTAAGTGATTGGCTTGGAGCAAATGGGAATCCGCAGACTCTAAATGCCATTAGAGCCCCATTCATTAATGGGACAAGTCCGGTATGTACTTCTAATAAAACATTCTCTCTTACCAACCTTGATACAGGCAGAACCGTTACATGGGCAGTACTGCCTACCAATTTATTTGCAACCGGATCAGGGGCAGCCACATCCGGTTCAGGTACTACTGCAACTCTTCGAGCAGCCTCAAGTAATAGTTCAGGTTCCGCAACACTTTCGTTTACAATTGATCCGCTCTCTAATTGTAATGGTGCAATAGTTGTATCAATCCCGATATGGGTCGGTACGCCTAAAGCCACCCTTGAGGGAGATGATTATCTCTGTTTTAATTCCCCGGGGGTTGCGTCTCTTGATTTTGGATTGGGTACTACACCACTATTACAGGGAGCCTCTGTTTCTTGGTCGTTCGTTGGCCCACTTGGTCACCTTTATGGAGGCCCGGCAATTGCAAAATATAAATCATTAAGAACTGCCGGGTATGGATATATAACCGCATCGTTGACCAACTCCTGTGGCACAACACAACTTAGTTTTCCATACGAAGTTGCAGACTGTGGAGGCATTGGGAGAGGCCTATCAATTCAAACCTTCCCGAACCCGTCAAGAGGAACTACAACTATATCTGTTACAGAAGAGCCGGATGATAATAGCAGTCGCAGACCTGTTCAAGTTATTGAAGGCGAATATAAGATATACAATAAATTTGGCCGTCTTGCTATTAAAGGAAATTTAATTTCAAATGATCAGGAAATAGATACCTCTTTGCTAAGCCCGGATACATATATATTAGAAATTCAACGAGAAGGAGCCCGAGCAAGCACTAAATTAATGATAATAAAATAA
- a CDS encoding right-handed parallel beta-helix repeat-containing protein codes for MSHNNAPAPGPDPFGAYYTVDCRRVGIGFRCDPGASLASNVDIFDNNVGIKVAGGDGILLEGPNPGAGNVKVRNNSVSLHHTGGRSGIHLLNFRGAEVKEGNAVTVKNFFHTKGVWLEASANNTLDANTVTYNQQPTWSVSGVQLDNSPANAVTNNHIHNTGAALLFNGDCSAKNQIRCNHFHNSLYGIHYTDMARTGNQENTSNRWESAGYNPGGGLTGARHDSPDKDFVQLSQYQTLQGTSTQYPRTFELQPGILPSDWFTLGADAPCGPTPPQIISEGEEMAAGTGIATGNDFEDGYNWVSRRLLYRKLRENPALASSSTVIQDFYQNAPGTNVGAYDHVDERLMTAAPLSAVAEQQLLTYQTAAANAAAIMAVKEDAIWNGSPTAAELQILLGEFATAAGDYAAANAQINALLANWRSGLSAEIDGAGTENAGLNSVETWESREKTLNALWLGKVRNGQWLTGADLAYIRETAEMCPWDGGFGVYKARMLWNRLSDETLTPSDCAGAYREGPKQAKAAGFRLYPNPAQEQVALELPAEWTRDGAAQYRLYNALGSLAHSGTAAKGAETMLVPLAGLPDGLYVCQVLRDGKVLGTAKLSILKN; via the coding sequence GTGTCGCACAACAACGCCCCCGCGCCCGGCCCCGACCCCTTCGGCGCTTACTACACGGTGGACTGTCGCAGGGTGGGCATCGGCTTCCGCTGCGACCCGGGCGCGTCCCTGGCGAGCAACGTGGACATCTTCGACAACAACGTCGGCATCAAGGTCGCCGGCGGCGACGGCATCCTGCTCGAAGGCCCGAACCCGGGCGCGGGGAACGTCAAGGTCAGGAACAACAGCGTCTCCCTGCACCACACCGGCGGCCGAAGCGGCATCCACCTCCTCAATTTCCGGGGCGCCGAGGTGAAAGAGGGCAACGCCGTCACCGTCAAGAACTTCTTTCACACCAAGGGCGTCTGGCTGGAAGCGTCGGCGAACAACACGCTCGACGCCAACACGGTGACCTACAACCAGCAGCCCACCTGGTCGGTCAGCGGCGTACAACTCGACAACAGCCCCGCCAACGCCGTGACCAACAACCACATCCACAACACCGGCGCGGCCCTGCTCTTCAACGGCGACTGCAGCGCGAAAAACCAGATACGCTGCAACCATTTTCACAACTCCCTGTACGGGATACACTACACCGATATGGCCCGCACGGGCAACCAGGAAAACACCAGCAACCGCTGGGAAAGCGCGGGCTACAACCCCGGCGGCGGGCTTACCGGAGCGCGGCACGACAGCCCGGACAAGGACTTTGTCCAACTGTCGCAGTACCAGACCCTTCAGGGCACGTCCACCCAATACCCCCGCACCTTCGAACTACAGCCGGGCATATTGCCGAGCGATTGGTTTACGCTGGGTGCCGACGCCCCTTGCGGGCCGACCCCGCCACAAATTATCAGCGAGGGCGAGGAAATGGCCGCAGGCACGGGCATCGCCACCGGTAACGACTTTGAGGACGGCTACAACTGGGTCAGCCGCCGACTGCTCTACCGCAAGTTGCGGGAAAACCCCGCTTTGGCGTCCTCCAGTACTGTGATACAGGATTTTTACCAGAATGCGCCCGGCACGAACGTCGGGGCTTACGACCACGTGGACGAGCGGCTGATGACGGCGGCACCCCTTTCTGCCGTCGCGGAGCAACAATTGTTGACGTACCAGACTGCCGCCGCCAACGCCGCCGCAATCATGGCTGTCAAGGAGGATGCCATCTGGAACGGCAGCCCTACGGCAGCCGAACTGCAAATATTGCTGGGCGAGTTTGCCACAGCGGCCGGCGATTACGCAGCGGCCAACGCCCAAATCAACGCCCTGCTCGCCAACTGGCGCAGCGGCCTGAGCGCAGAAATTGACGGCGCGGGCACAGAGAACGCCGGCCTCAACAGCGTCGAGACCTGGGAGAGCCGGGAAAAGACCCTCAACGCCCTGTGGCTCGGCAAAGTCCGCAACGGCCAGTGGCTAACGGGCGCAGACCTTGCCTACATCCGCGAAACGGCGGAGATGTGCCCCTGGGACGGTGGTTTCGGGGTATATAAGGCCCGGATGCTTTGGAACAGGCTGAGCGACGAAACGCTCACCCCTTCCGATTGTGCAGGCGCCTACCGCGAAGGCCCGAAACAGGCGAAGGCCGCCGGCTTCCGGCTCTACCCCAACCCCGCCCAGGAGCAGGTGGCGCTGGAACTGCCCGCAGAATGGACGCGCGACGGCGCGGCGCAGTACCGGCTTTACAACGCCCTCGGCTCGCTGGCCCACAGCGGCACGGCAGCGAAAGGCGCCGAGACGATGCTCGTTCCGCTCGCAGGACTGCCCGACGGACTGTACGTCTGCCAGGTGCTGCGCGACGGGAAGGTGCTCGGAACGGCCAAACTGTCCATCTTGAAAAATTAA
- a CDS encoding LysR family transcriptional regulator gives MNYTLRQLQVFVEVVKHESVTRAAESLHMTQPAVSIQLRNFQQQFDIPLTEIVGKKLFVTDYGRAIAEVADNVLQEAEAINYRTKSYQGLLTGKLKISSASTGKYVMPYFLSNFLARHPDIDLVLDVTNKQRVINSLTKNEIDFALVSVLPLGIDINEEQLLENKLYLVGNTPQYNPDAPLIFREAGSATRVSMDRYFNEVTGRKQIELTSNEAVKQAVVAGIGYSIIPLIGIKNELQAGVLHVIPSQGLPIVTNWRLVWLKEKKLSPVAAAFLQYLRAEKNALIEEHFQWYLDYKF, from the coding sequence ATGAACTACACCCTCCGCCAACTCCAAGTTTTCGTAGAGGTCGTGAAACACGAAAGCGTGACCCGCGCCGCCGAGTCGCTGCACATGACGCAGCCTGCCGTTTCGATACAGTTGCGGAATTTCCAGCAGCAGTTCGACATACCGCTGACGGAGATAGTAGGCAAAAAGCTGTTTGTGACAGACTATGGGCGGGCTATCGCGGAGGTGGCCGACAACGTGCTACAGGAAGCCGAGGCCATAAACTACCGCACCAAATCGTATCAAGGGCTGCTGACTGGGAAACTCAAAATTTCGTCGGCGAGCACTGGCAAGTATGTCATGCCTTATTTCCTAAGCAATTTTTTGGCGCGGCACCCGGACATAGATTTGGTGCTGGACGTGACGAACAAACAGCGTGTCATCAACAGTTTGACAAAAAACGAGATAGATTTTGCACTTGTCTCCGTGCTGCCCTTGGGCATTGACATCAACGAGGAACAACTGCTGGAAAACAAACTATACTTGGTGGGGAACACTCCTCAGTACAACCCCGATGCGCCGCTCATATTTCGGGAGGCTGGTTCGGCCACGCGGGTTTCCATGGACCGCTACTTCAACGAGGTGACAGGTCGCAAACAAATCGAATTGACCTCCAATGAAGCGGTCAAGCAGGCCGTCGTCGCGGGCATTGGCTACTCCATCATCCCGCTCATTGGCATCAAAAACGAATTGCAGGCAGGTGTACTGCACGTCATTCCCTCGCAGGGGCTGCCCATCGTGACCAATTGGCGCTTGGTCTGGCTGAAAGAAAAAAAACTATCGCCTGTGGCCGCTGCTTTTCTTCAATACCTGCGAGCAGAAAAGAATGCGCTTATTGAGGAACACTTTCAGTGGTACTTGGATTACAAATTCTGA
- a CDS encoding NADP-dependent isocitrate dehydrogenase has translation MQKITFAKGDGIGPEIMDATLKILNAAGARIEWEEIEVGEKVYLSGNTSGISADAWDSLRRNRVFLKAPITTPQGSGYKSLNVTMRKTLGLYANVRPCKSFYPFVRTKHPQLDVVIIRENEEDLYAGIEHQQTDEVVQCLKIITRPGCEKIVRYAFEYARLYKRKKVSCLVKDNIMKLTDGLFHRVFKEIAAEYPDVESDSWIVDIGAARLSDTPEIFDVVVTPNLYGDVISDITAQISGSVGLAGSANIGESCAMFEAVHGSAPTIAGQNVANPSGLLRAACMMLNHIGQPDVAERVLNAWSCTIEEGIHTPDIYTEGISRVKVGTQEFADAIIERLGQKPKQLQSSEFARGVKLNVGAYHRRQPAQKVLKGVDIFVDWKGQNPEELAEKMRKLDNEIKLTMITNRGVKVWPNGFSETFCTDHWRCRFEVENGHPADKRNIPAMLSEAIAEGLDVIKTENLYEFDGVKGFSLGQGQ, from the coding sequence ATGCAAAAAATAACTTTCGCAAAAGGCGACGGCATCGGCCCTGAAATCATGGATGCCACCTTGAAAATCCTGAACGCCGCTGGTGCCCGCATCGAGTGGGAAGAGATTGAAGTAGGGGAAAAAGTGTATCTCTCCGGCAACACCAGCGGAATCAGTGCCGACGCTTGGGACAGCCTGCGCCGCAACCGGGTGTTCTTGAAAGCCCCCATCACCACCCCACAAGGCTCAGGCTACAAGAGCTTGAACGTGACCATGCGCAAAACCCTCGGTTTGTATGCCAACGTCCGTCCTTGCAAGAGCTTCTACCCGTTTGTGCGCACCAAGCACCCGCAGCTGGACGTGGTCATTATCCGCGAAAATGAAGAAGACCTCTACGCGGGCATCGAGCACCAGCAGACTGACGAAGTGGTGCAGTGCCTGAAAATCATCACCCGACCCGGCTGCGAAAAAATCGTTCGATACGCCTTTGAATACGCCCGCCTATACAAGCGCAAAAAAGTGAGCTGCTTGGTCAAAGACAACATCATGAAGCTGACCGACGGACTTTTCCACCGCGTCTTTAAGGAAATCGCCGCCGAATATCCCGATGTGGAGTCCGACAGCTGGATTGTGGACATCGGCGCGGCCCGACTGTCCGACACGCCCGAAATTTTCGACGTGGTGGTGACTCCCAACCTGTATGGCGACGTGATTTCCGACATCACCGCCCAAATAAGCGGCTCGGTGGGCTTGGCTGGCTCGGCCAATATCGGAGAATCCTGCGCCATGTTCGAGGCCGTTCATGGCTCGGCGCCGACCATCGCGGGGCAAAACGTGGCCAACCCATCCGGCCTGCTTCGCGCCGCCTGCATGATGCTCAACCATATCGGCCAGCCCGATGTGGCAGAGCGTGTGCTGAACGCTTGGTCGTGCACCATTGAAGAGGGCATCCACACCCCAGACATCTACACCGAGGGCATCAGCCGCGTCAAGGTGGGTACCCAAGAATTTGCCGATGCCATCATCGAGCGTCTGGGGCAAAAGCCGAAACAACTGCAATCTTCCGAGTTCGCTCGCGGCGTGAAACTGAACGTGGGTGCCTACCACCGCCGCCAACCGGCACAGAAAGTACTCAAAGGAGTGGACATCTTCGTGGACTGGAAGGGCCAAAACCCAGAGGAATTGGCCGAGAAAATGCGGAAGCTGGACAACGAAATAAAATTGACCATGATTACCAACAGGGGGGTCAAGGTTTGGCCCAACGGTTTTTCCGAGACCTTCTGCACCGACCACTGGCGCTGCCGCTTCGAGGTGGAGAACGGGCATCCTGCGGATAAAAGGAACATACCCGCCATGTTGAGCGAAGCCATCGCCGAAGGGCTTGATGTCATCAAAACAGAAAACTTGTACGAGTTCGACGGCGTAAAAGGCTTCTCGCTCGGACAGGGACAATAA